In the Cellvibrio sp. KY-GH-1 genome, TTCCCCCGAGGGAAAAACGTTCGCAACGAAAACCCTTGTTTACCAAGGCGAGCCGTTCCAACCGAGCTTTAATTTTCAAGACTCTCGCGATAATGAGGTTGTCTCTGCTCAGTTTGAAGGTGCGCGGCTGGTCTTAACTCATGGTATAGACGGTTCGCAAAATCAAAAAAGCATTATGGACAATGCCAATATGGTGATTGATGCAGGGTTTGATTCGTACATCCAATTAAATTGGGATAAATTGGTAGCGGGAAAGCGCCTTAAATTCGATTTTGCGTTGCCCAATCGTTTGAGTAGCGTGCAATTGGAGGTTCGGCAGATCAAGCCCGCAGAGTCACCCATCTATGACAAAGATTATGGCCGTGATTGGATTTACTTTCGCATCTCTCCGGCAAAAAAATTCTTGTCCTTGTTTGCCGATCCAATCAACCTTGCGTATGACCCAAAAGGGAAGTATTTGATGCGGTTCCATGGGCGCTCAAATCTGGATGATGATCAGGGCGCGCCGGTAGATGTGCGGATTGAATATGAATATTTGAACTGATAAATAAAAACGGGCACGCAAGTGCCCGTTTTTATATTGTGTCGGACAAATCTAAATCATGCTTGCTCATAGGAGCACCAATCGCTCCAACTTCCAGGGTAAAGTTTCGCATCTAATCCGCTTAATTCCAGCGATAACAAATTTACACAGGCGGTGACGCCGGAGCCGCAATACACTAGAAGGCTTTTATCGTTCGGCAATTCTTTCCAGCGTGCTTGTTGTTCATTGACGGGTTTAATAAAACCCTGCTCGTTGGTGGCTTCTTGCCAGAAATAATTTATTGCACCAGGAATATGGCCAGCCACGGGATCTATAGGTTCCTCTTCACCGCGATAGCGTTTGGCTTCGCGCGAATCAATTAATAGTAATTTCCCGTCGTCTTTCAATATATCGTCACGACTGAGTATCTGGTCGGCGCGGATACTAGCTTTGAAATTTCCATTTTTTATCCCGGGTTCGCGTCTGTCCAATTGATTTCCTGCGTTGTTCCATGCGCTGAAACCGCCATCTAAAATAAGGATATGAGTATGGCCCAAGTACCGTAATAACCACCAGGCACGTGCGGCGTAAGCCATACGTGAATCATCATATACCACGATTTGCGTATGTTGATGAACACCACAATCACGCATTTTTTTTGCGAAGACTTCGGTATCGGGCAATGGGTGGCGGCCGCCATGTTGTGCTACTGGCGAGGATAAATCTTTTTCCAAATCCAGATAATAGGCGCCGGGAATATGGCCGCTACGGTATTGTTCATAGCCTTGGGATTTATTGCCCAGATTAAAGCGGCAATCAAAAACCACCACTTTGCCCAGTTGGTTTTGCAGTTCTGCAACAGAAATAAAATGAGACATTGTTATATAGGAGGGTCGTCAAAATAGTGACGCCATAATCGCACTAATAGCCTGGTCTGTGAAGGGTGAAAACTGAACGTATCGTGTATTTTTTGTGGTTTTCTGTGAGTGGATTACCGGAAGCTTGCATTAGCGTTATTATTTTCCGGTGCTTTCCCTTCCAGTTGGTAAGCGAAAGCAATGATGTAGGCAACGGCAATGTAGAGGTTTTCAGGAATTTCATCACCCAGTTCCAACGTAACCAGTAGATCAACCAGTCCGGGGTTATCGCATAAGGGAACATCATGTTCGCGCGCTATGGCTATGATTTGCTCCGCCACTTGGCCCGTACCTTTCGCACTGACATGAGGCGCATTCTTGCCGTCGTAATAAAGTGCAACGGCTTTTTGCAATTGATTGGAGGA is a window encoding:
- a CDS encoding EscU/YscU/HrcU family type III secretion system export apparatus switch protein, with the protein product MTNQFSSNQLQKAVALYYDGKNAPHVSAKGTGQVAEQIIAIAREHDVPLCDNPGLVDLLVTLELGDEIPENLYIAVAYIIAFAYQLEGKAPENNNANASFR
- a CDS encoding sulfurtransferase encodes the protein MSHFISVAELQNQLGKVVVFDCRFNLGNKSQGYEQYRSGHIPGAYYLDLEKDLSSPVAQHGGRHPLPDTEVFAKKMRDCGVHQHTQIVVYDDSRMAYAARAWWLLRYLGHTHILILDGGFSAWNNAGNQLDRREPGIKNGNFKASIRADQILSRDDILKDDGKLLLIDSREAKRYRGEEEPIDPVAGHIPGAINYFWQEATNEQGFIKPVNEQQARWKELPNDKSLLVYCGSGVTACVNLLSLELSGLDAKLYPGSWSDWCSYEQA